A portion of the Verrucomicrobiota bacterium genome contains these proteins:
- a CDS encoding SDR family oxidoreductase, which translates to MRVLIIGCGYVGMPLGAELVRLGHAVFGIRRSDTGTEEMKAAGIIPYIADITKASQWVRIPKPFDWVVNLVSSSKGGPSEYREVYLNGTRNLVEWLTDAPPRKFVYTSSTSVYGQTDGSLVKESSPTEPQTETGKLLLQTEQLLLSAAKSPNFPAVVLRVAGIYGPGRGHLFQQYLKDDARIAGKGERLINMIHRDDLVGIILAALKDGRRGEIYNAVDDEPVAQIHFFRWLSETLGKWMPPFATDEENAARKRGLTQKKVSNRKLKMELSYQFKYPTFRQGYTAEIIRLEQAGELDVKLEPR; encoded by the coding sequence ATGCGCGTCCTGATTATCGGCTGTGGCTACGTCGGAATGCCTCTGGGCGCCGAATTAGTTCGTCTTGGCCATGCGGTGTTCGGAATTCGACGTTCCGATACCGGCACCGAAGAAATGAAAGCGGCGGGCATCATTCCTTACATCGCCGATATCACCAAGGCTTCCCAATGGGTCAGGATTCCGAAGCCATTTGACTGGGTCGTCAATCTCGTGTCCTCCAGCAAAGGCGGGCCTTCGGAGTATCGCGAAGTGTATCTCAACGGCACACGCAACCTCGTCGAGTGGTTGACCGATGCGCCACCCAGAAAGTTTGTCTATACCAGCAGCACGAGCGTTTACGGGCAAACTGATGGCTCGCTCGTCAAAGAAAGCTCACCCACTGAACCGCAAACGGAGACCGGCAAATTGTTGCTCCAAACCGAGCAACTGCTTCTGAGCGCGGCAAAGTCGCCGAACTTTCCGGCCGTCGTTCTTCGCGTCGCGGGCATCTACGGACCGGGCCGCGGCCATTTGTTCCAGCAATACCTCAAGGACGACGCCCGCATTGCGGGCAAAGGAGAGCGCCTCATCAACATGATTCACCGCGACGACCTGGTTGGGATCATTCTGGCGGCCCTGAAAGATGGACGGCGCGGTGAAATCTACAATGCCGTGGACGATGAGCCCGTGGCGCAAATCCATTTCTTCCGCTGGCTTTCCGAGACGCTGGGCAAATGGATGCCTCCATTCGCGACCGATGAAGAGAACGCAGCGCGCAAGCGGGGTCTGACTCAGAAGAAAGTCTCCAACAGGAAGCTGAAGATGGAACTAAGTTATCAGTTCAAGTATCCGACTTTCCGTCAGGGGTACACCGCTGAAATCATCCGCCTGGAACAAGCCGGAGAACTGGACGTCAAACTGGAACCGAGG